The genomic stretch ATCCTGAACCTCTTCATATGACTGAATTGCCTCAAGGGCCCTGGCAGGATATCGCGATTGATTTCATGGGCCCACTACCATCAGGGGACTATGTCTTCGCGGTGACCGACTACTACAGTAGATATGTAGAAATTAGTATTTCAAAGAGAAACACAGCAGAGGTGGCCATCAACAGCCTAAAGAAGATGTTGCAACTCATGGATTGCCATACACAGTGACGAGTGACAATGGTCCCCATTTTGTGGCAGAAGCCTTTAAAACGTTCTTAAAGGACAATGGAATTAAGCACAGGAAGACCACCCCGCTGTGGCCCCAAGCGAACGGAGAGATTGAACGTCAGAACAGGTCACTTCTTAAAAGAATGCAGATCGCACAAGTGGAAGGAAAGGACTGGAAAGAGGCCGTACAGACGTATTTAGTTGCCTATCGAAATACTCCCCATCCAAGTACAGGAGTGTGCCCATCAGAGTTGTTGTTCGGAAGGACATTGCGCACAAAGCTTCCAGGTTTGAGGCAGGCTGCAAAACTAGATGAAGAAGTAAGGGATCGAgaccaagaaaagaaaataaaaatgaaggaATACTCTGACAGAACGCGTAAGCCTGAAGAAAGCAATCTGATGGTTGGAGACAAAGTCCTGTTAAAGCAACCTCGAGCAAACAAGTGGACCACCCAGTTTGAGAGCCAGCCATACGAGCTAATTGACAAGTGCGGTAACAGTGTTGTGATCAAGTCGCCTGAGGGGGCCCAGTATAAAAGAAATACCACTCATGTGAAGTTGTACCACGAAAGAGAGAAACCAGAGGGTCCGGAGAAATCAGCATCTCAAGAGGTGGATGTTGGAGATGTTGCAAGTGATCTGGGAGAAATGCAGCAGAGTCAGAAGGATGAAATCAAGCAGAGCGACGCCACACCTGTGAAGTCACCACGACCAGTGCGGACAAGACATGCACCAAAAAGATTTGAGGACTTTGTTATAGAATGAACATTTATTATTGAACATTAACTTTAGCGTGATCATCGGATGTCAGGATGACTCTTTAAGTGTTGTTTAAGTTCACAATGTTATATTTGTCTTCTTGTTTTATGAAGAAGGAAAGGGATGTAGGATGTTTCGTGTAAGTCTACATAAAGAGCGCAGATGTATATTTCATGCTGTCCTACATGATGTAGGGGCGCGTAAAAGCGGGCAGGCCATGTTGGATTATTAAATGTgttttgttgtggtttaatccGTGTCCATCGAGTCGTATCTTCTTCGGGGATTCTACATTCCTGATAAACCCAAAATCAGCAAAGTAAGTTTCATTTTTAGAAGTGATGACAACATTAACTGTACTAACTGTAGACCCATGAACgatatgatatatgaaatgaatcatatactgatctccggatatgaaatcaagtaaagctgtgatcctcgcagttatggacgcaattgctaaaattgcatccaTATGGACCCATCTTGTTCTCTTAAATCCTCTTGTTCTCTTAAATCCCTGAAAGCACTGTTACTGTCACTTAGTAAACTATCTCTATCAGAAATTATGAACCATAAACCATCTTTTGTGGTTACTTGGTTTAAAGCTAACAAGCTCACCTTCGACcctgacaaaccaaatttattttatttcatccTTCAAGAAATAAAATCAACGTTGAAAATATTTCTAAGTATTAAAAGAGATGAATACACTAAATTATTAGGTGTTATATGGTCCATGAAATCTATTGGGATTATTACTAAATGTAGATAATTCTTTCTTATCAATACTCTCCACACATTATATAACTCCTCAGTGCTCCCATATCTGCAATACTGTTCTATTATATGGGCATCTACATATTCATCTCATCTACAACCCCTCTTACTTTTCCAGAAGAAAGCTTCAAGAATCACTTTTACATTCTCCACCACGTGCGCACACTCGGTAGTGTTGTCGGTCAGCGATTCACGCACATGCGTAGGAGAGTTAAAAAAGGAAGGACCGAGCACATGACGATCGTGTAAAGATATTTTGTTAACGTAGATTTAAcgttcaag from Montipora capricornis isolate CH-2021 chromosome 12, ASM3666992v2, whole genome shotgun sequence encodes the following:
- the LOC138025321 gene encoding uncharacterized protein; translation: MQIAQVEGKDWKEAVQTYLVAYRNTPHPSTGVCPSELLFGRTLRTKLPGLRQAAKLDEEVRDRDQEKKIKMKEYSDRTRKPEESNLMVGDKVLLKQPRANKWTTQFESQPYELIDKCGNSVVIKSPEGAQYKRNTTHVKLYHEREKPEGPEKSASQEVDVGDVASDLGEMQQSQKDEIKQSDATPVKSPRPVRTRHAPKRFEDFVIE